A single genomic interval of Rubripirellula reticaptiva harbors:
- a CDS encoding outer membrane protein assembly factor BamB family protein has product MRSLAGVTVLMVAYSVSASADNWPHWRGPDGNGVASDAAPPVKWSATENVKWKVDVPGNGSGSPVVWEDRVFVTSGVPTGKSTGRLPELEFVTFCFDRGDGKLIWKQTATVATPHQPTHETNGFASASPCTDGEHVYAHFGSQGLYAYTMDGDLVWKRDDFGKMITRNDFGEGSSPTIVGEKILVPWDHEGPSFLYALNKATGETIWKTPRDEPTCWATPMVIPSASGPQVIMNGQTMARAYDLETGKELWACGGQTQRPVASPVYRNGIVYVGSGYRGSFLAAFKPDGRGDVEGTNAIVWSVDRDTPDIASPLLSGDRLYFFKAKTGLLTCLDADTGESNFQTVRLPNINTTYASPVAAGGHVFLTGRSGTTVVIDDAAKFNVVSVNSVGEGVDATPAIADDEIFIRGAKHLFCIGE; this is encoded by the coding sequence ATGCGAAGTTTGGCAGGTGTGACCGTCTTGATGGTCGCTTATTCGGTTTCGGCGTCGGCTGATAATTGGCCACATTGGCGGGGTCCGGATGGGAACGGAGTTGCCAGTGACGCTGCGCCGCCGGTGAAATGGTCGGCGACTGAAAACGTGAAGTGGAAGGTGGACGTGCCTGGCAACGGATCGGGATCGCCCGTGGTTTGGGAGGACCGTGTGTTTGTGACGTCGGGCGTGCCGACGGGGAAATCGACTGGACGTTTGCCCGAGCTCGAGTTTGTAACGTTCTGTTTTGATCGTGGTGACGGCAAGCTGATTTGGAAACAGACCGCGACCGTGGCGACGCCTCATCAGCCGACTCACGAAACCAATGGATTCGCATCCGCTTCGCCATGTACCGATGGCGAACACGTCTATGCGCACTTTGGATCGCAAGGGTTGTATGCGTACACGATGGATGGTGATTTGGTTTGGAAGCGTGATGACTTTGGCAAGATGATCACGCGAAACGATTTTGGCGAAGGAAGTTCGCCGACGATCGTGGGCGAGAAGATTTTGGTGCCGTGGGATCATGAGGGACCATCGTTCCTGTATGCCTTGAATAAAGCGACGGGCGAGACGATTTGGAAGACGCCGCGTGACGAGCCCACTTGTTGGGCGACGCCGATGGTGATCCCGTCAGCTTCGGGACCTCAGGTGATCATGAACGGGCAAACGATGGCTCGGGCGTATGATTTGGAAACCGGCAAAGAGCTGTGGGCATGCGGCGGCCAGACTCAGCGACCCGTTGCGTCGCCGGTTTATCGCAATGGCATCGTTTACGTTGGCAGCGGCTATCGGGGTTCGTTCTTAGCCGCGTTCAAGCCGGATGGGCGAGGCGACGTCGAAGGCACCAATGCCATCGTTTGGTCGGTTGATCGTGACACGCCGGACATCGCATCGCCGTTGTTATCGGGCGATCGGCTGTACTTTTTTAAAGCCAAAACGGGCTTGCTGACGTGCTTGGATGCGGACACTGGCGAGTCGAATTTTCAGACCGTGCGATTGCCCAACATCAACACAACGTACGCATCACCCGTGGCGGCCGGCGGTCACGTGTTCTTGACGGGGCGAAGCGGTACGACGGTGGTGATCGATGATGCGGCGAAGTTCAAC